In the genome of Carya illinoinensis cultivar Pawnee chromosome 13, C.illinoinensisPawnee_v1, whole genome shotgun sequence, the window GCCTCAGATGCTAGTCCACTGTGGTTCAGATAGCAGAACTTCAATGTACTTACATGGGCCTGCATCTTTGTCCCTTGGTCTTACTTAGCACGGAACTATTTCTACTCGGATTACAATATCATTCAGTGCTGTAGAAAATACATATCTTATTGGCATGCAACTAACAGCTCACTGATAAAAAGTATACTCATTCTGGACCTAGAACTAAGTATTTGTATCAACTTGTTAGCTCACCATTtcaaattatgaaaaagaaaatgatcaaaatagATTGTTTAATATACTTCTAAGTGAGGAACACACCTGTGCCGTGGGAGATGAGTTTCCAGTTTTAACAGGCGAAGAAGCTTTTCTTGCCTCCTTCAAGTAGGATTTCAGTAAAGGCACAGGAGAGAACTGCTCAGTAAGTTCAAATGCAAAAGCCAAATTAACAGCATCAATTTGCcttccactatttaccaagacTTCAATTACACCTGTAGAACCCAGGAAAAACACATGAAAACTCACTGAATAATTGACAGGCAAAAGAGGGCATAACTGATCTAATCAACTCATATGTTATCTCCGTTGGTCCAACCAAGGCATAGGAACCTCACTAATCATCCGGAAGAAACCAGAAAATTCCACATCTGTTGCATCACCtttttacatgaagcaacaaaagCCTGTGCCAAGAGATCAAGGTCATTTGTTCTCCTTAACAGGGCTCTTGTAAGCAACCTTAAACTTTGTCTAATTCAAGTAAATTTGGTGTGGGCAAAGCAAGTTTTTACATCTTCTAACGGTTATCATAGTTAGCCTGTTGCATGACCCTCCCACTGTCCTGTCATGTCCCAGCATGTTATGATACTCAACTCAATCAAGCCTTATCTAAACTAATTGGGTTCAGCTACATGGATCCTTTTATGCCAAGAGGAATCATTTGACATTGACAGGAATCATGTTCACACATACAACAGTCATACCTGCCAAGCATTACATCAGGTTTTTATCCAAAGAAaaatgcacatatgaaagacaGACCTGGCACAACAAAACAAAGCAGTTTTTTTAACCGTACTTGAGGTATTATATTTCAGTGTAGTTCATAAAGTCAACATTCTGCTAGATATCATAGAACAGGTTTTCATTCATGGTTGTAGGTACAAACATGACAAACCTGGCATTTTCTCAGATAACCCAAGGGAACGACACAGGTCAGCTGTTTGGCGACGGCGAGAAACCATTGGTATTAGCCTAGAAAATTCCTCCTCATTGAAATCAGAAGCAATACCAAAAGTTGCCAGAAGTTGCAGAAATGCATGAGCCTCTAATGAGTTCCCATTGCTAGCATCCATGTCAAGAGCATCCAATTTAGGTTTCCATTCTTCAGCAATTGTCTTTGCCTGCTTCTTGACATCTTCTGAAATGACTTCTGGAATAGAGACTAGATCCTGGCTTGTTAGCAAAATACTTAGACACTCCATCAACATGATACAGGTTCGGCGGAGACCCAATAAGTTTGAATCCTTCTTTCCATCCAGATTGGGCATTTCCATCCGATAAAACCCTTCCAAAGAATCCAAAACCAAACGTGCAGGGTTAGCTGCAGTCTTTAGTGCTAGTGGAATTTCCTCCCTTATGGCAGCAAGATTCTTACGGTTGTCTGATATAAACGTATGGAGCCCTTTTGAATCCATCTCTTCACATAATGTTATTAGCTGGGGATAGGACTTCACCTCTACATCTTCACTTTCAGAAGGAACTTTGATATCCTCTAAGTTACTTTCGGCAGACATGGCATCTGATGGTTTCTCTTCCATGCTTCGTGCCCCACATTGGGCCTCATCAGGGACAATAGCAGGCTTCTTTCGAGCATTGGCAATGTCAACTATAGCAGCATCTCTCTTCTCTTGAAGCCTCTCCAGTGAAGCTTGTTCCTTGGCCACAACTGCAGCTACTCGCTTCTCCAAAGTTTTTTGGGCTTCAATTGTTTTGTTCTCATACTCCTTTTCTTGGTCTTCCAACTCATGAAAACGTCTCTTCAAGGATTTCTCAAGCCCATGAAGATGTTCTTCGAGTTCTTTCCATTTCAAGTTAAGGGTTATGGCCCGGTGACTTTCAAGTTCTGCAAATGCTTTCTGGAGCTGTTGTATCTTTGAGGTCGTAGAGTCCATTAACGTAGCAACTGATAAGGTATCTTCCATGGCAGAGGATCTGTAGGTAATAAAAAAAGCAAGAGGGAAGGAAGGGTGGAGGGGAATGTCAAACTACATTCCATGATAATAGGACacaggaaattaaaaaaaaaaaaaaaaacaaaaaacaaaacctcccatcatattttttttataagtaaaatctCCTGTTTTATAGTCTGAACTATTAAAAAACCTACTAGCGTCCAGCTGAAACTGACCAAATAGCCACATAAATGAACGTATAAGACTATAaatataacttgacatataggaAGATTGCAACCACTAAGAGTCTTAATGGTTGTTTTGTGTCAAAACTGCACCAACCTTTGAAAGAAAAGGTTTAGGAGTCTTCCAGATGTATAAGGTGGTTATTggaaaatatttgaatatacAACAGCTGAATCATTGGAACATAagattttatcttctttttttttcaaatgtaaataagagttttttattgataagaactaggcatagcccaagtacacaggacatatacaagGGAACATAAGATTTTATTATGCATAAAGGACAAAACTTCCtgatcaaaaagaaaatatatttcgAACTTGATGAACAACAGTCTATACAGCATTAAGATATCCTCTACAAAATTTTCATGTTAGAAGTACTTGAAGATGGGACCTGAAAcaaggggaggggaggggggcATGGACAAGTTTGGAATAGTTATTTTAAATAACTCGAAGAAATATAAAGACCTCCACATGTGATCCTACcaaattttcatatgaaaaactAATTTAATCACTTATTTTAAACTTAACTGCAATGATAAAACTGAATTTGGGCAATTGCTCAAGAAATACAGGGAAGATGCAAATTTCTTGGGAAATTGACCAAACTCGGTATCATTCAGATGCGAAGACTACTCAAACTACAAACCCCAAACGTCCAAAACCGTCTTAATAAACCACGTGAGAGACCACAGACCAGATCTGTCCCAAACAAATTGATACAAGAGTCGACTTCGGCCCAAATTCTCTAAGCAACCAAACAGAGAAATTTAGGGCGAAATGCAGCAGAAGAACGTACCAACCAAAAAAACCCCTAGAATTAAAGACAACAAGCCCCAAACAAGTTCATTGGCAAGAAACCCTAAGTGGCAAAAGGAAGCAAGATCTGATAACCGAAGTAAATCCAAGCAccaattagaatatatataaaaaagagacTAAAAGAAGGAAATAAAACATGAAGGAATACTTGCCTCAGATCATGGAGATAGCAGCTACTGAGCtcgcttgtgtgtgtgtgtgtgtgtgtgtgagagagagagagagagagagagagagagagggagaaacgGCAGCAGCCGAACGAAAGGGTTAGAACACGATCTGATTGGGCAATTTATAATTCGTTTGCGGAGGACCGGTCAGATATGcaacggcgtcgttttagaTATGCAcaaaattattagatatttttctttaatttcattaatattaaattaaattataaacacGAGTTGACTCGAGTTGACTGcttttttaagcacaaaaatgttagattttttttttcttttttattttttaagttgtgaaaagTGAGACGAAAGAATTGAGCAAATAAAGGAGTGTTCCCAATCAAATGAGAGGATCATGCAATCCGCTTGATCGTTTTATACTCTCTAGAATTTGCATTATGCAAAACTTCTTAAATGTTTGAGTCATGATTTTCTAAAGAGAATAGCAGCAATGGTTTCAGTTCAATCCATCGTGACATGTGTATACTCCACCAATCATAttatgttcttctttttctttcattccttaCACTGTAGGCTTGGATAATAAgacgttaatttttttattttaaattaaaatttaaaatattatttttttaatattattattattttaaaatttaaaaaatttgaattgaaatttgaaaatattaaattgtttattatattttgtataataatttaaaaaaattataatgatgagataagataaaatgataattttgtcTCATTCTATTTGCCAAATCTACCCTTACAAGGTTGAGAGTATTTTTGGTGAAGTTGTGATCAAGTTACCTATTTTGTTTTGGGTCCTTTTAGAGTCACCACTAAAAGTTTCTGTTaggataaattattattattattattttacataatttttaatacttttaaatatttaaaaaaaaaaaaaaataggagcaGTGGCTGCTAGCGGGATCCTTTaactttattctttattttagaaaagCATGTGCGGAGTGtatgaacaatttcaatttctCATTGAGAATAACTTCAAACAGGGTGTGTTGTAAAGAGCAAAAGATTTACACCTTTCAATAAAATTGTGACACGTGtgatttttaagaaatgaataaTAGAACTGCCCAATTAACCAAATCTCACACACATCCCCATAGCCCTCTCTCTTTCATCATCACGGAAAACCAGACATTGCtattttgttctctctctcttcatatTTTTGAACCTTGAGTGATGAATCAAAGATTATCATGTCCTTTTGAAGGATTAAGGATAGAAGACCGGCTCTGAAACTTCAAGAGACATTTTTAGTTTCGAGCAATTATGAATACAACCTCAATCAAAAAATCTTTTAACATAATTAAAGAGAACTTTAAAATTAAGGCTATCAAGGTATGTGTGGTCTCAACCCAAGCATTAGCCTGTTTATGTATGTGAGCTTCCTTACTACAAAATCCCATACTCAATGCTTTATAGATTTCAACAGAGATAAAGAGAAGTTCTAATAAGAAAATAAGCCTTAAGATAAGGAAAAGACTTACATAATGGCCACCGTGGGACTACAAATCTTTTTGGCTAAAAGACCTTAATACTTGTCTTTGATTTGGTTACCGAGGACAACGTGTCTCGgcttgagaagagagagaatacAATCAAGCAGACGCTCGACTAGAGAGAGGgggaggagaaagagagagagtatgaGGAGTAGCACTTGCAGCCGATCGGATGGGAAGTGAATTTTTTCACTAGCCAATCAAAGGCTGCCACATAAGTGTTTCATATTTCTATTTGCACTCTCACATaggtgattaaaaaaaaaaaaacaatttatttgGATCCTCCCCCACCCACGTGACCTGCTCCcctcatccccccccccccccccccccttctctctctctctctctctctctctctctctctctctctaatacgTCAAATACGATCTGGTTTCTAAAAGTGCATTGTCCTCTTCATTCCCTTCAAAAACTTTTCCCGGCATAGCATGAACAAGATAAAAACACTTATCATGTTAAGCCTCCATTTGCAAAGTGCAACTGGAAACAGACAATTACCCATCACAAAAGCAATCAAATCCACCCCAGGGCACccataaataaatagagaaagaaatagcTTATAATTGTTGTCCTGAAACATATTTGCAGATTATGTTGAAACCCTAACTGACGGGGTTGattgctaaaaaaataaaatgagaacaCCACAAACTATGATGCTCCAGATCAACAACCCCTAAACTTGCATTGAATCCAAATCTTGCGAACCATCGACTACAAGGTTTTGCATTTTCAGAATTAGCCAAACCAATAGGAAATTGATGAAAATTTCGAacaaattcaaatgaaaaagaaaaacaaagtagAGTGGAAAAGCGGAGAAATACCTTTGAAGGTCAATGAGTGATCGGAAagtttatatgagatgagatggtaaCTTCCCTTCTCCCATTAATGAATCACGAGATTGAacgagagagcgagagagaatgAAGATCCAATCAAGTTAGATAAATAAAAGGGGACTTGGAAGAGAAGAAAGCTCATAGAGGAGGCTGGGGTTGCgaataaaaggagaaaaaaaggaTTCTAAAAAGTCAGATGTAGGTGTTTGAAGGTTACACCTCGTATGTGACCAATGGTTATTGATAGGTGTAAAAATGAGTTTATACCCACCTAGCTTAAGAGTATTTTTAGAGAATGAGATTCGGCTACCTAACACGTTTCACAACTTCATTGGAGGGTGTAAATCTGCATCTATACCGCATCCGGTCCCACTGTCCCTTCCACATGATGGTCCGTCTAAGCCCTCCATCTATGATAAGTATTTCATTAAGTAATGATGTATCATGAATTGATATAAAAAGAGAACAGTCAAAGTCCCTAAAATGTGTCATTTTCTTTcactaatttattttattattattattaatgtagagatttattgataaaaaaaaaagcatagtCCAAATATACTAATCTAATGATGATCAAATTAAGAACCTTTTTCGTTTTCCTGTGAGGTTGTGTGTCCAGTCATCCagtcaagaaaaatatatttgcaaacATTCTTATCgatacactttatatattagtaatgtctaatcttttcatataaattaataaaaaaatatgattttttattttatttattattatagagtaatgctacatatagtagTATACAAATGAATAgtcgtttttaaaaaaataaaatttattattaaaaaattaattaaaatttttttatgtaagtctcgtatttatttatttatttttaaatgattatacaatatttgtacATACACGATTGTagctataatttttctttaaaaaaatatactattaaTTTTCTCAGTTTccatacaaaacataaaaaaataataattttaactttaaaaaattctgATTTTCTCCCTTTCACTTTCAAGGAACtcaaaaatatgtatttttaaatttcttttcgaAAGTTCCCAAAATTTCTTATGGCCAAAACATGTCACAATTGTTGAATCCATTCACAGCAGCAACGTTATTTTGGACTGTTGTTGTTCCCTATACCATGGTTGCGAGAAGATTACAGACAgctttttttttgtctaaaacAGACAGTTAAAGACAacgaaataattaataaatatttttccttgctaaaacaaaaaatattcaaaggaCAGTTGGAAGTTTTTTGCCGTAAAAAAAACCTACCGTTTcagatatttaattttttattttttgggtatatatataattgttttgtTGCGTTTCGTCCCATTCGTTGCCGTTGGAGTGCTTTCTCGAGTCAAGCACACAGAAGTCTTCTCGGAGCTTTGACAAAGTGGCGCAAGGACTTCCTTCTTTGACCCGATGAGCCTttatcctcctcctccttctctatTCCTGCAAACTCAGCTTCCAATCTTCTTTATCAAACTAGCCCAGTTCAAGTTAGCTTCATCGAATTCAAgtatgatcttttttttttttttaattttttttttaaatgttacgCTTTAATACAGGTTTTGAATATTCAAACCGTATCCTTGAGGGTTGAATGATGTTTCGTTGTTGTTTCAAGAACCCTTTGGTGGGTTTCCTCCACCTTTCCAAGTTACGGTTTCTGAAATTCCAATCTCAGGTTGGTTTCGAATCATCTCAAtgattttcctttaatttagcTTTTTCAGTTGTGTTTTTTTCCCTCTTGAATGCGGTCTTAGTCTTTACGAAGTCAACGCAATGGATAAAGTAAGTTTTTGAATTTCTTACAATTATTTGAATATGTGGAAAGCTGAATTAGGTTTTTTAGTTCTTCTGTTTGTCTTGAATTTTGTCTCAGGATATGATGTTATGATGGCTATGGTGTTGCGGTTTCAGTATTTTGAGCACTTGATCGTTAGAAAGTAATCTCCgagtcatttatttttcaatctgTACCTCCTCTTTGCTTTGTCGGGAATCTTGATGAAAATGGTTCTGAATTGCCGACCTCTTACTGTCCTTATCGGTGTTTCTCTCTGGCTGCTGCTTAGTTGTAGTTTGAGCTACGGAACCGCGACTGATATTCTTTGTTTACAAAGTATAAAGAAATCACTTGAAGATCCTTATAATTACTTGAGCTCTTCATGGATTTTTGGCAACAATACTGAAGGCTCCATCTGTAAATTTACGGGGGTCGATTGTTGGCACCCCGATGAGAACAGGGTTTTGAATATCCGGCTTTCAGATATGGGGCTCAAGGGACAGTTTCCTCGTGGCATTGTGAATTGCTCTAGCTTAACAGGCTTAGATCTTTCTAGCAACAAACTATTTGGAAATATTCCACAAGATATGGCCAAAATTCTAGAGTTTGTGACATCTCTTGATCTCTCGTCTAACGATCTCTCAGGGGAGATCCCAGCGAACCTCGCGAACTGTACTTATTTGAATGTCCTTAAACTCGACCATAACAGGTTCACTGGTCAGATTCCTGCAGAATTTAGTCTGCTTTCTCGGATGAAACAATTTAGTGTGGCGAACAATCTTTTGACAGGGCCAGTCCCCCAATTTAAGAATGCTACAACTTCAGCATCCAATTATGCAAATAATCTAGGACTATGTGGGGTTCCTTTGGATCCTTGCCAGGCAGCTTCGAAGAAGTCTCACACTGCACTTATTGTGGCAGCAGCAGTTGGTGGGGTGACTGTTTCAGCCTTGGGTGTGAGTATCGGTATCTTCTTCTTTATGCGTAGGGTGTCcgtgaagaagaaggaagatgaCCCTGAAGGAAACAAATGGGCAAAGGTTTTAAAGGGAGCAAAAGGCATCAAGGCAAGTTAACTTAATGGACCTTTTATTGATGCATATTGCTTAATGGTGAAGAgagttttattaatctttttttttttttttcttttttcgctTCTCTCTGCTTGTGTATATAGATATATTCACATTTTTCACTGTGTTTCTGTGATAACTCTTTCAAGCACTATTGTATTTGTAATGAAAACCAATTTGCTTTTATTCAGGTATCCATGTTTGAAAAGTCTGTTTCAAAAATGAAATTCAATGATCTCATGAAGGCTACTAGCAACTTCaccaaagacaatatcattggGTTGGGAAGAACAGGAACCATGTACAAAGCAGTCCTTGATGATGGCACTTCACTTATGGTCAAGAGGTTGCAGGAATCTCAACACTCTGAGAAAGAATTTATGTCCGAAATGGCTACTCTTGGGAGCGTAAAACACCAAAACTTGGTTCCTCTTCTAGGTTTCTGCCTGGCTAAGAAAGAGAGGCTTTTGGTTTATAAGCACATGCTTAATGGTACCCTTCATGATCAGCTTCATCTTGTGGATGATGGTGGCAAGCTTATGCAGTGGCCTTTGAGGCTAAAAATTGGGATAGGGGCAGCCAGAGGACTAGCATGGCTCCATCATAACTGCATTCCCCGTATTCTCCACCGAAACATAAGTTCCAAATGCATATTACTCGATGTGGATTTTGAGCCAAAAATATCTGATTTTGGCCTTGCTAGGCTCATGAATCCGATTGATACACATTTGAGTACTTTTGTGAATGGGGAATTTGGAGATTTGGGTTATGTCGCTCCTGAGTATGCACGAACGCTGGTGGCCACTCCAAAGGGTGATGTTTACAGCTTTGGAACTGTACTTCTTGAGTTGGTAACTGGTGAGAGACCAACACATGTTGCGAAAGCACCTGAGAACTTTAAAGGAAATTTGGTAGAATGGATTACACAGCTGTCGAGCGACTCTCAACTTCATGATGCCATCGATAAGTCCTTGGTTGGGACAGGCGTGGATGGTGAGACTTTTCAGTTTCTCAAGGTTGCACGTAATTGTGTAGCATCAAATCCCAAGGAGAGGCCTTCTATGTTTGAAGTGTACCAGCTTTTAAGAGCTATTGGCGAGCGATACAATTTCAcaattgaagatgagatgctAATGCCTTCCGACATTGGTGATGCTGATTGCATGGACGAACTTATTGTTGCTCGTGAAGTAAATTAAGATGAACAAATGATCAGGTATGGAAGAGGTATAGGAATGAATGTCCCTCAATCATTATTTGATTTTCTGTTTTCGGGTCATGTTTAATGTATTATTTACAGCTCTagacccacacacacacacacaaagatTGATTACACAAAGAATAACAATAATCAATCTTTGTGTAAGCTTTCAATTTGTGTTTTGTGTATTTTTGTAGGTCCGGTTTGGATACAagaagtgttttattttggttCATTTGTTGGGATTTAGaagtttgtattttaatttattttggtgcatttggaagTTTGTAATTTGGTTGGCACTTAGAAAATGTTAGATTTCTTTGATTGCCAGAATAAGAACTTAGAATGTTTGTTATAATAGTGATAAGTAAATATTATTACGATGGGTGTGGATGTTTATTGTAGTGATTAGTTGGATGTGGATAATGGATTATGGGAGTACCTATAATAATaggacttttattttttatttttttatttttgaaagcaTGTTAGTACTTTTTTTAGttagttgtattttttgttataataaaaaatgaattatttggtttagattgtaatttttgaaaaaattaagatttgaaagcctacacaaattttttattttaaataaaaaagtaggctaaatatgaagttaaaaaagacaaaaaagaaaaaagttcagAATCCGACTCCGCCCCGataagtcggagtcggagttggagcaGAGGATATGAGTCTCAGAGTCAAAGTTGGAGGTCAAATTCGACCTCTGACAAAGTAGGAGTCAGAGTTAGAGGTTGGCCATACGGCTCTTATGAACTTCGACTTGGTTGGTGCTCAGAcctattttccatatatatttagaaaaattctactcatcattttcacactatatactatatttatattttttttttacttattaaatatgtgatgtatgatgataaacataaaaacttaattaatttaaaaacaataaaataaataaatataatgtatggCCTGCAAAATGAAGAGCGTCACTGATCGTCATCCTAATAGGGAAAAGCTTAAGGCCGAATAGgtttaaaatcaattttcacACTAGCCACTAAAATAAAGACATGTACGCATTTCCAGATGAGGATGCCTGAACCTGCATACATCGAACCCATCTcccttttcttgatttttctccctctctcccatTTGTGTTCTCTCTCGAATCCCAATCCCATCTGCTCTACCCTACCCTGAATGAAAAATCGCTGCAACCCTAGCCTCTCTGTTCTCTCCTGATCCCTCCTCCATATAGACCCTCAAGAAAAACTGATGAAGCCCTCTTTCCTCCTCCCTCCATAATCCGTCCCCTTGGCGAAGCCCTctttcctcctctctctccGATTTGAAGGCAGTTTAAGACTTTGGTCTCAAATCTCTTGTCCAGCCTTGCTAGAAGGAACTGCCTGAAAAGTCACATTATTTACTACCAGGTTCTTCAAGCTTAAAGGCAACTGCATATTAAAATTAAAGGTGGCTCTTAAATTTATTTAGACACTTTGTATCTGATTGGCTGCAACATGCATGTAAAGATGATGCATATCAATCTGTTGTAGGTTCATATTGAAAGTAGAAATCATGTTTACCATGAGGGTGCTAGATGGATGGGAGGGCAGAtgggagagaggaagaaaaagcATAAAGAGGGAGATGGGTTCGGTGTATATGGGTTCAAGCGGACTCATTTGAAAATGCGTACGCGCCTTTATTTTAGTGGCTGGTGTGAAAAATGGTTTTAAACTCATCTGGCTTGAAGCTTTACTCATCCAAATaatttgctttttctttctcctcggCTCCCACAACTATTTATTGTTTTTGTCAACTGTCTTTTTGAAAGCCATGATGTCGGATTTATTGAGAGAGGATAAAGACTAGCTATTGCGGGAGAGAGAAGCAACAAAAGTGGAGAGAACGGACTAATTGAGGAGAACGGGAGGAAGTGTGTGtgtgagacagagagagagggagagagagagagagttccaaCATAGACCCATGATATAACACCCTGGTCCCCGAGTGGCTCGGATAGTTACGTATTCTCACTTAAAAACCGTATctcataatataaatataaactctAATTTCTCAATTACACATAGATATCAATGATTTAAACCAATTATTCCAAGATAATTAACTAAACATATCATGAAGtcctaataaaaaatttaacctttcaacaTATCACGTCATTAGACCACAATaactatattgaaaaaaaaaaaattctccaaTAACAATGACATTCCTTTATGCTTAAATAATCTCACCCATGCTGTCTAATCTTGGTCCTCAGctgaaatatttaaataatcggAAAAAAAGATTGTCCAGataagagttgagttatcaacaactcagtaagcagaaaacatatactagtatgtaaatatgagcattttTACAGAGTTTAGAATGCAGAAACAAAgcattttaatttcaatatgcAAATCTCAAAAATACATATTATCAGATAATCAGAGTGACACTTCAaactgttcatattcaaaaaccaaattttcatatttaaagacTCATTTGGCACAGTATGACtgaacatttttatcttatcatatttgATCAAAACATCATATCAGAATAGAGACCATGTTTAATCCTATTAGTAGGGTTGTGCATTATGTGGAAAGCTAAGCAGAACATAAATCACCATTTTATCAAAGAGATTGCACTCAGAGCAGAGACTACGATTATATCCCGTGGTAAGGTCAGAGGTCACTATTATATCCAGTGACAGGG includes:
- the LOC122290799 gene encoding FRIGIDA-like protein 3, which produces MEDTLSVATLMDSTTSKIQQLQKAFAELESHRAITLNLKWKELEEHLHGLEKSLKRRFHELEDQEKEYENKTIEAQKTLEKRVAAVVAKEQASLERLQEKRDAAIVDIANARKKPAIVPDEAQCGARSMEEKPSDAMSAESNLEDIKVPSESEDVEVKSYPQLITLCEEMDSKGLHTFISDNRKNLAAIREEIPLALKTAANPARLVLDSLEGFYRMEMPNLDGKKDSNLLGLRRTCIMLMECLSILLTSQDLVSIPEVISEDVKKQAKTIAEEWKPKLDALDMDASNGNSLEAHAFLQLLATFGIASDFNEEEFSRLIPMVSRRRQTADLCRSLGLSEKMPGVIEVLVNSGRQIDAVNLAFAFELTEQFSPVPLLKSYLKEARKASSPVKTGNSSPTAQNEVSERELAALKAVIKSIEEHKLEQQFPLDPLQKRIILLEKAKADKKRATEAAKPQPKRPRANGVGYGPRVTNVVTDKTYYPRVADRYPQYVYDRPYIYQGPADNHCPQLLGSATYSLSPSHGNYFGNGFQYQAPYLH
- the LOC122292312 gene encoding probably inactive leucine-rich repeat receptor-like protein kinase At5g48380 produces the protein MKMVLNCRPLTVLIGVSLWLLLSCSLSYGTATDILCLQSIKKSLEDPYNYLSSSWIFGNNTEGSICKFTGVDCWHPDENRVLNIRLSDMGLKGQFPRGIVNCSSLTGLDLSSNKLFGNIPQDMAKILEFVTSLDLSSNDLSGEIPANLANCTYLNVLKLDHNRFTGQIPAEFSLLSRMKQFSVANNLLTGPVPQFKNATTSASNYANNLGLCGVPLDPCQAASKKSHTALIVAAAVGGVTVSALGVSIGIFFFMRRVSVKKKEDDPEGNKWAKVLKGAKGIKVSMFEKSVSKMKFNDLMKATSNFTKDNIIGLGRTGTMYKAVLDDGTSLMVKRLQESQHSEKEFMSEMATLGSVKHQNLVPLLGFCLAKKERLLVYKHMLNGTLHDQLHLVDDGGKLMQWPLRLKIGIGAARGLAWLHHNCIPRILHRNISSKCILLDVDFEPKISDFGLARLMNPIDTHLSTFVNGEFGDLGYVAPEYARTLVATPKGDVYSFGTVLLELVTGERPTHVAKAPENFKGNLVEWITQLSSDSQLHDAIDKSLVGTGVDGETFQFLKVARNCVASNPKERPSMFEVYQLLRAIGERYNFTIEDEMLMPSDIGDADCMDELIVAREVN